One Rhododendron vialii isolate Sample 1 chromosome 2a, ASM3025357v1 genomic region harbors:
- the LOC131315544 gene encoding uncharacterized protein LOC131315544, producing MTVTPMDFAAITGLRVGGDPIPFDSGIQEDEAALEWFLGEVPKVEEGMARYGQFTRYLAKEVATEQEAEQMARAYLLYLFGATLYPNRRSKVHLSYLPALRDLRTASRFDWGGAALGAAYGFMGDSSRTEMSTAGYWRIWEV from the coding sequence atgacagtgacgcccatggactttgcagcgatcactggtttgagggttggaggcgatcctatcccgtttgactcgggcattcaggaggacgaggcggctttggagtggttcttgggagaggtgcccaaggttgaggaggggatggcgagatatggacagttcacccggtaccttgcaaaggaggtggcgaccgagcaggaggcggagcagatggcccgggcgtacctgttgtacctttttggtgctaccttgtacccgaacaggcgtagcaaggtccacctatcgtacttgcctgcactgagggatctgaggacggcctcacgctttgactggggaggagctgcgcttggtgcagcttatggcttcatgggggactcgtcgaggactgagatgagcactgccggatactggcggatttgggaggtatga